Genomic DNA from Candidatus Lokiarchaeota archaeon:
GAGCGTGAGGTGCTAGAAAAGCTCCTCGACCAGAAAGGACCCATGTCTGTTAGTGAATTGAAGGACGAAGTACACGGCGATGAGGAAAGGATAACATCATTGCTTAGCTCATTATCGGAACGGGGTCTTGTTGAATTCAATATTGTAGAGGAAGTCGATTACGCTCTCACAGAGGAAGGAAAAGAATACCAGAAAACGGGATTGCCGGAAGTCAGGCTGACAAAAGCAGTGAACGATCTGGGAGGGAAGGCTGAGTTTGATGCCGCCCTCCAGAAAGCTGACTTGGAAGAACGAACTAAAGGGATTAGCATAAGCTGGGCCAAAAGAAACGGATGGCTTGAAATCACCAAAGAAGACGGTGAAAATCTGTTCATTTCATTGGAGGAAAGTCCTAGCAGCCCAATGAGGGATCTTCTCGAGAATGTTTCGAGTAAGCAACCGATTGATGAAGACTCCCAAGATATTCTTCAGCAAGCAATTCAGAGAACATTGGTTGAAGAGCACATCACGAAGAAATTCATCGGAAAAATCCCCAGTAGTAAACGGAATGAGGCAGAAGAAGCAATATCCAAACAGGCCAGGGGTATATCATTACTGACACCGAAGATGCTAGCTGAGGGGACATGGAAGGAAAGACCATTCAAACCCTTCAACATCGAAACAGAATCTGCCTTCGCCAGTTACGGGAAGAAGCACCCCTATCGAGAGTTCAATGAATGGCTCAGAGAAATATTCCTAGGGCTTGGCTTCACCGAATGGTTTGGACCGTATGTTGAGACCGAATTTTGGAACAACGATGCCTTGTTCGTTCCGCAGGATCATGTTGCACGGGAAGTGCAGGATCAGTTCAGGATTACGGAGCCATACGATCATGGAGATATTCTTGATGAAGAGTATTTCAAAGCAGTAAAATCCGAGCATGAAGGTAAAGGTGTTACTGGTTCTGAGGGGTGGGACTCACTATTCAGTCGTGAAGTTTCAACCCGTCTTTGTTTGCGATCCCATACAACACCCGTTTCAATGCGGTATCTTTGGGAACATCGAGAACCACCTCAAAAGATGTTCATTGTAGACCGGAATTTCCGAGCTGAGAAACTGAGTGCAAAACACGCCCAAGAATTCAATCAGTGTGATGGAATAATAATGGATGAAGGATTGACCCTTCGAGATTTGATGGGCTTCATTGAAGAGATATGCCATCGTGTAGGGATCGAGAAAGTGAAATTCAAACCTGGGCAATTCCCATTCACAGAACCAAGTATAGAGGGTTTCGCCAAACACGAGGAGCTTGGATGGATTGAAGTTGCACCCGGTGGGATATTCAGACCAGAAGTCACAAGACCGCTTGGAATTGAGGAGCCAGTTCTCGCATGGGGTATTGGATCTGGCAGGCTCTATATGGCAGCCATGGGAATTTCAGACATCCGTCAGCTCTACTCCAGGGACTTGGAATGGTTAAGAAGAAACGTCTATGTGAGGTAGGATAGAAATGATTGTAGAATGCAGATTCAAGGCCCTCAAGGAACTTATTGGGAAGGATATGACAGCTGAGGAGCTTGAGGAAATCCTGTTTTTGTTAAAAGCTGAAGTTGAGTCTTTCGATAGCGAAGAAATGGAAATCGAAGTCAACCCAGACAGGCAAGACATGTTATCGCCAGAAGGCATCGCGAGAGCTGTGAAGTCTTTTGTAGGAATATCACCAGGTCTGAGAGAGTTTCCAGTACAAGCCTCTGGTAAGAAAATCGCTGTGGAACCAGGACTTGAACCAATACGGCAATTCATTGCATGCGGCATCGTGACGGATCTTGAAATTGATAACACCCTAGTGAAAGACTACATGCATCTTCAGGAGAATCTTACAGCAACACATGGACGGAACAGGAAAAAGGCAAGCATTGGCTTGTATGTCTATGATGACATCGAGTTCCCGGTCACCTATAAGCTGCAGAAACCAGAGGAAATCGAATTCGTTCCTCTAGGTCTTACAAACAAGATGAACGGACCGACAATCGTCCAAGAGCATGAAAAAGGAATTGAATATGGCCCCATCATCTCTGATTCTGAAAAATGGCCGCTTCTAGTTGATGCTGAAGGAAAAACCCTCAGTCTTCCCCCTATTATCAACAGTAATGATTTAGGCCGAATAACTGACGCGACTACCAACGTCTTTGTTGAAGTAACAGGAACCCACAAACCAACAGTAGACCAAGCA
This window encodes:
- a CDS encoding phenylalanine--tRNA ligase subunit alpha — its product is MNPQLTEGEREVLEKLLDQKGPMSVSELKDEVHGDEERITSLLSSLSERGLVEFNIVEEVDYALTEEGKEYQKTGLPEVRLTKAVNDLGGKAEFDAALQKADLEERTKGISISWAKRNGWLEITKEDGENLFISLEESPSSPMRDLLENVSSKQPIDEDSQDILQQAIQRTLVEEHITKKFIGKIPSSKRNEAEEAISKQARGISLLTPKMLAEGTWKERPFKPFNIETESAFASYGKKHPYREFNEWLREIFLGLGFTEWFGPYVETEFWNNDALFVPQDHVAREVQDQFRITEPYDHGDILDEEYFKAVKSEHEGKGVTGSEGWDSLFSREVSTRLCLRSHTTPVSMRYLWEHREPPQKMFIVDRNFRAEKLSAKHAQEFNQCDGIIMDEGLTLRDLMGFIEEICHRVGIEKVKFKPGQFPFTEPSIEGFAKHEELGWIEVAPGGIFRPEVTRPLGIEEPVLAWGIGSGRLYMAAMGISDIRQLYSRDLEWLRRNVYVR